The sequence below is a genomic window from Sphingomonas jaspsi DSM 18422.
GCCGCTGGCGGACGAGGTGAGCCATCGACCGGCGGATCAGCTTCAGGCCGCTGGCGCCGTCGCCCGGCAGGCCGAGCTCCGACGACATCGCGGCCATCGACTTCTTCGCGCTGCCGACCACGAGGAAGCCCTTGTGGTTGAACAGCCACTGGCCGCGCTCGACGATCGGCACCGTCGCGCGGACCTTCTTCGTCTGGCGGCGGCCGGCGGGGTTGAGGTGAACGATGCCGTGCTGGGCGTCCCACTGCTTGCGGCGCGGGTCGATCGACAGCTCGTGGGCGGCGTCAGGCCGCGCCATCGTCAGCACGCTGACGCGCAGGAACGCGAGCAGGTTGTCGCGGCGCTTCTTCGGCGTCAGCGCGTAGGCGAACATGGCGGCGAGATCATCGATCGTGGCGCGGTAGCTGGGCGTCCGGTTGAGGGTCTTCACCTGGATCGTCTTGAACTGCGGCTCTTCCTTGACGCAGCGCATGGCCGCGGCGAGCTGCAGGACGCTGTTCTCGACCGTCGAGAGCGCGCGATCGCGCACGTTGCCAGCTGGGCTGACGACGGGGATTTGCTCGTTCCACGCGCGGAAGCGGGCGATCCACGCCTCGTCGACCTGGCTGCAGAAGATGTCGGGGCGGGCTTGTGTCTCAAGGAACGAGACGATGTGGTCGAGCCGGGCGGCGATGGCCTTGTAGCTGGGCTTCGACTTCGAGGTCGCGAGGTGGACCTCGATCGCTTCGAGGACGGTGAATTGCTTGCCGGTGTCGTAGGGTCGGCGGCACGTTGGGCAGCACTCGACCCCCTTGGTCAGCTCGAGATATTTGTCGTCGAGCTTCAGCTTGCCTTCTTCAATCGAGAGCGTACCCGTTGAAGAGTATCGGTTCCCTCCGGCGGTTGGGTCATACCAGGTGATCTCGAGGCTTGGCCGGCCTGGCCGTTGGACGAGCTGGAGGTTCCCCCGCTGATAGTGGACTGTCGCAGATTTCTTTCGAGGCATGTTTCCCTCTGCAGTTCAGCGGCTTTCGCCTGGATGAGCTCACCGACACCGATCGCGTTCAGCAGATCGAGTGCGTCCGCTTCGAGGCGGATGCCCTTCGCCTTATCGGTCTGGTTCGACCAATGACGAGCGATGTCGGTGAGCGCAACCATTAGGCGATGCCCAGCGCGTTGCGATAGGTTTCGAGGAGCGCGTCGATTTCCTGCCGCTTGTGCGGTTCCATCGCGCGCAGCTTGACGATCGTCTTCATGATGGACGTGTCATAGCCGTTGGCCTTCGCCTCGGCGTAGACGTCCTTGATGTCGTCGGCGATGCCCTTCTTCTCCTCTTCGAGGCGCTCGATGCGCTCGATGAAGAGCCGAAGCTCGTCGGCTGCGACGTTGGTCTCGTCAGACATTCAAATCTCCTTGTTGATGACGAGGGCTTTGCCGCGAGTGCGGCGGGGGTCTCAATGAGGAAGGGGGCAAGTGACCAAGTCACTCGCCCCCTTCGTGTCAGGCCGGATGGAGACGTTCGTCGATGAACTCCCGGACGTAGCCGGGCACCTCCTTCAGGTGTTCGTCGAGGATTGCTTTCCAGTCGAACGTGCCGAGCTTGTCGGCGACCGACGGCTCGTCGTTCTCAAGCTCCGATATGCGCTTGCCAGTGAGCTGCAGACAGTCGAGGCCGATCGGGAGCTCGTCGCCATCGCGGAGCAGGACGCGGACAGCCTTGTCACGCAGGTCTGCAGGGTCGGCAGCGGCGAGCTCTTCGACGGTGAGGGTGACATAGAGGTCTCCGTTCGGGTCTTCGGCGTGGGTGTAGGGCTCCAGCGAGCCGGTGCAGGTCACTTCGACGCCGCCCAGCTTGTAGTCGCCCTCCAGATGCCAGTGGCCGGTGATGATGCGGGCGTTGGGGAAAAGCTCGCGGATCAGCTGCGCGGGCACCAGGTAGGTGTCGTCGCCGCCGAAGCTCTCCAGATCGTGGTGCAGGACGACGAGCGGGACGTGCTCGCTCTCTCCCATCGCCTCAATCTGCTCGACGACGGGCTTGCCCCACTGCCACGGTACGCACGCGATCTGCTCATAATCGCCGCAGTCGATGAAGGTCGGCTTGTCGACGACCCAGATGTTCGGGTGATCGTCGCCGATCAGGCGACGGAAAAGCTCCCACGCGCCGATCGAGCCCAGCTGGCGGCTGCGGTCGTGGTTGCCAGCCATTGCGACGTAGGTGCGCTTCGGGTTGTTCTGGGCGGCGTTGAGATAGGCGTCGGTGGCCTCGAGGATCGTGGTGAGGCTCACCTGCGGGTGGTCGAACAGGTCACCGACCATGATGTTGATGTCGCAGTCGGTGGCCAGCTCGTCCTTGAACTTCTGGAGCTGACGTGCTTCGCGCTCACCGCGTCGGTCGAGGGGGACCCCCGTCTCGAACTTGCGTCCGAGATGGGGGTCGCCGATCAACCAGACCGTGACGCCGGAGGGGGTTTCAACTTCCATGCGGTCTCCCTTCAGGAAATTCCCAGCGGTCACAGACCGTGGTGTCGGAGGCGGGATAGGTGACGGGGATGAAGATGGTCCCGCCGCTGCCGTCGATTATCGGCTGGAGCATCACAAACTCGTCCGAATGTTCGACGTGCGATTGGAGGCAGCGTCCCTTGTCGACGCAGCCCGCGAGGGTCAGGCCAGCCGCCGCGGCGGCCGCCAGACCAAACCGGCCGACTTCGCGCCGGCCATTGGTGAGCGTCACGAAGCAGTCCTCGTTGGGGAGGAACTCCCGCCACGTCGGCATCCACGGCCCGCGGAAGGACAGCACCCAGGTGCGGCCTTCGTCGCTGTCGACCTTGTGGAAATCGCTGCGGCGCGTGACGAACGGGCGCCAGCTGGGCTCGTGACGGCGAACCGAACCATCGAGCATGGTCTCGGTCAGGCCGCCCTTCAGCACCCAGCTGATGCAGTTGAAGGCGTGATTGTGGAAAGCCTCGCGGCTCTGGCCGTCGAAGCGAAGCAGCACTGCCGAGCAGAGCCGCTTCGCCTCGAACAGCCAGTAGCCGGTCACGGTGCTTTCCGCGCCGCCGTCCTTCTCGCGGAAGAACGCCCTCATGCGGCCTGATCCTCGGGCGGGAGGATTTCGTGGAAGATGCCGTTCTGCGCGCTGAACAGCTGCTTGAGCTGGTAGACGCAGTCGAACAGCGCGTTGTGCTTGTCACCGGCCGGCGGCGTCACCCACGAGAGATCGGGTTCCTTGCCGTCCTGGCGGAACAGGCCCGCCTGATACGAGCGCAGGTCGCGCGCCTCGTTGAACCTGAACGGCATCGGCATGCCATACTGGTCCATGTAGCTCTGGATGAACCAGAAGTCGAAGGTGCCCCGGCTCCAGAAGCGGAGCTGGCCGTGGCGGCAGACGAACTCCCAGAACTCGCGGATCACGAGGCTGGGCTCTTCGGCGGCGGCGAGGATGCCGCGCAGGATTTCCGGCTTCTGCTGGCCCCACCAGCGCCGCGTTCCTTCGTCCCAGAAGCGGTTGGCGGGCAGTTCGAGGCAGCGGTTGAACGGCTGGCCGACGGCGCCCGTCTTCAGATTGAAGGGCAGCGCGGCGAGCTGGATCATGCCGGTGTGGTAGGGGTTGGTGCCGGTCGTCTCGATGTCGACCATCAGGTCGGTCAGCGGCTCGTCAGACAGGCGAGCGATCATCATAGGGTCCACGGGGTCAGGTCCTTGAATTTGACGGACTTGGCGCCGTCGGCACACAGGGCAGCGAACTGCTGCTCCCGCATGACGAACCACTCGCCGAGGCCGTAGCTGAAGATGTAGAAGTCGTAGCGACCGCCGACGCGGGCCATCTTGAGCGCCGCAGCGCGCTGCGACGGCCGGATGTCAGCGAACGGGAAGCTCGTCGCGCTCTGGACCGACTTGACCTCCGCGTAGAAGGTCTGCTGGTCCTTGGTGACGAGATAGTCCGAGGGCTTCGGGAAGTCGCCGACCTTGCGCCCACCGTTCAATCCGGTGAGCGCCTTCTTGTCGGGGAAACGGTAGAGATCGTCAGCGCCTATGCGGAGCTCAAACGCCTTTTCCGCCGCGGTGCCGTCATTCGACGCCATCGTCGTCCGCATCCTTGAACGCCATCACAAGCGCGAACAGCGTCAGCAGGACGAAGAACATGCGGCACCCGGTCGTCCATGCGGCCGGGTTCATGTCCCAGCTGACGAAGGCGGTGACGAGGTAGGCGGCGGCGACGATGATGGCGCTCGCGAAAAGCACGGCGAGTGCATAGATGGAGCGGCTCACCTGCTCCTGGTTGTCGTTCATAAATGGGGGTTCCTCATATCGTTGAGGAACCCCAGTAAGCTCACGGAGTCCGACGCTGCACGGACATAGGCGGGAGTGACTTAGTCAGTCGGCTCGAGGATGCGATCGCCCACCAACCAAGGGCCCTTGTCGGGGTCGGCGAGCGTGCCGATAAAGTGCCAGGTCGAGCCGTTGAAAGCCGCCGGCTCCCAATCGTCGCTCTCGTCGTTGAATTTCGTCCAGTAGAAGCCGGGTTCGCGTTCCAAATTATTTCCTCTTGAGGCTGACCCGCTGGCTGCGGGCCGCGAGCCTCGCCACGGAGCGGCGGGGCACGACATATTCGTTGGTCAGGATCATGGGGGCGCGCCCTTCGACGACGCCCCCGGTGTGCGGGATGGTTTTGTTCTCGGTGGCGAAGTCGATCAGCTGCTTGGCCGCTTTCTCGACTAGCTGCTTCGCCATGTTGCCGATCACCTTGTCGGTGAAGTCGGCAACCGTCTTGCGATCGAGGCCGGTCTTCTCGACCAGCTCGTCGATCAGCTTCTCGTGTTCAGCGGTGCGCGTCATGCTGCCATCCTTGCATCTGCGACGAACTTGACGACACGAGCCACGATGTCGTCGGTGAGAGCCGACCCCTCCAGCTCTTTGGCGATCAGTCCCTCGATATGCGGGGCTTCGTCAAGTTCGATCTGGCTGAAGGCCGGGTTCTTCTCGTCGTAGGGCTTGAACGTCCGCCCGACCGAGACCGTGCAATGCAGCGGCAGCGTCGGGTAGAGGTCCTTGTGGTCAGTCATGCACCAGCGCAGGACCGGAATGAACTCCGGCACTAGGTCGCGATGGACCGACCAGACGAGCTCGTCGTGGATCGGCACCATGAAGCGGACCTTGCCCTGCCAGCCGCGACGTTCGATCTCCGCGAGCACCCGCAGGATCGCCCGCTTGGCGAGCGCGGCGCAGCTGCCCTGAACCTTGCCGTTGACGGCCTGGTTCTTCGCGCGGCTCTGGATGCGCTTCAGCGCCAGCTCGGCGTAGGCCAGCATTGCGGGGGACGCCGAGATGTCGGCGAACTTCCGCATCATGCAGGCGTGCCAGGCCGGCGTGGCTTCGAGGCGAACGCGGCGATGGTGGTCAGGCAGCTGCACGAAGCCATATTCCACGGCCTCCTGCTGCGTGCGGACCCGCCACGCCTCGGCGAGAGGGAAACGAGTGCGGTAGCGGTCGACCGCTTCCCACATCTCGTCCGGGGACCAGCCGAGGTTCATGCCGACGGTCGAGAGCGAGCCGGAATACCAGTAGTTGAAGTTGGCGCCCTTGCCGACCGGCGTGCCGCGGGTCAGCTTGTGGAAGTCCTTGGGCGTCATCTCCTGGCCGGTGAAGATGTGCTTCAGCACACGATTGTTCGGGTTCCGGCCGAACTTGAACTCGCGATATTCCTCCTCGGTCAGGCCAGGGAGTGTCTTCACCGCGAGGCAGTCCGCTGCGGCGCCCGAGTGCAAGTCGCCGTAGGGCAGCTGGCCGAACACTTCGCGAAAGCCGTGGTCACCGCTCTTCTCGCCGATGTCGACCAGCTCAATCGACGACCAATCGGCCGACACGACCAGATGGTCCTCGTCGTCGCCGAGATAGAAGCCCCGGACATATTTGCTTTCGGAATACTTCGAGATCGCCATGACGTTCGGGAACGAGATGGCCATGCGGCGCGTCGCCAGCATCGAGGACAGCGACGGGTAGACCCGACTGGTCTCGGGGTCCATCAGCTGCGTGTAGGGCGTCAGGTAGAGCTTCACGGTCTGCTCGACGTCCGCCATGCGCTGATAAGCCTTGAGGACCTCGATCGCCCGCTCGTCGCCGGCCTTCTCGGCCTTGAGCAGCATCTTGCCGCGCGCTTCCTTGTCGGTGCTGATCTCGCCGTCGAGATAGACGAGCGGCAGACCCATCAGGTCGTGCAGGATCATCCGCATGCCCTGGTAGTAGACCGGGTTGAGGCGGTTGGCGGGGGTCTTGACGCCGCGCTCGTTGGCCCACGCGTCGCCGACCGGGTTGGCCGACTGGATCAGCTGCTCGAAATCGTCGGCGCTGTTGGGCGAGTTCGCCCAGTCCTCGATCCGCTTCCGCAGCTTCTTCCAGTTGTCCTTCGAGGCGCCTGTGTCCTTGTCGTAGCCCTCATACCATTTGCCCTGCTTCTCGATGAGCTTGGCGTTCGGTTCGTCGGGGAACGGCAGGTAGGCTTTGACGAGCGGCTTGAAGCTGCGGAGAACGTCGGCCATCGCCGCGCGCTCCATGTCGCGACGGGTGTAGACCTCGGAGAGGTCCAGCCGCATGCCTTCACGCCAGCTGTCGGCGAACACCTTCACCATCGGATTTTCCTGGGTGAGGAAAGTCTTCAGGAGCTCGGGGTTCGACCGGAGCATGTCGTCCTTGAGGTGCTGGAAGACGCGGACGGCCCAGTAGGCGTCGTCGGCGCCGTATTCCACGACCTGCTCGCCGGTCAGCTGGCCCATGTGGGTCGCGCCGGCCTTCTTCAGGACCTCGTCGTAAGTCGTCATCTTGAACCCGAACAGGCTCTGGACGAGCTTCTTCAGGTTGTAGCCGAAGGCGATCTCGCTGACGAAGCCGTTGTAGCTGTGCGCCGCGGTCGAGGTCTTGCCGATGAAGAGCGACAGCAGCTCCTGCTGCTCGCTCGACAGGCTCCGGCCGCGCGTCTCCGGATCGTAA
It includes:
- a CDS encoding DUF2312 domain-containing protein, yielding MSDETNVAADELRLFIERIERLEEEKKGIADDIKDVYAEAKANGYDTSIMKTIVKLRAMEPHKRQEIDALLETYRNALGIA
- a CDS encoding metallophosphoesterase; this translates as MEVETPSGVTVWLIGDPHLGRKFETGVPLDRRGEREARQLQKFKDELATDCDINIMVGDLFDHPQVSLTTILEATDAYLNAAQNNPKRTYVAMAGNHDRSRQLGSIGAWELFRRLIGDDHPNIWVVDKPTFIDCGDYEQIACVPWQWGKPVVEQIEAMGESEHVPLVVLHHDLESFGGDDTYLVPAQLIRELFPNARIITGHWHLEGDYKLGGVEVTCTGSLEPYTHAEDPNGDLYVTLTVEELAAADPADLRDKAVRVLLRDGDELPIGLDCLQLTGKRISELENDEPSVADKLGTFDWKAILDEHLKEVPGYVREFIDERLHPA
- a CDS encoding 3'-5' exonuclease, translated to MMIARLSDEPLTDLMVDIETTGTNPYHTGMIQLAALPFNLKTGAVGQPFNRCLELPANRFWDEGTRRWWGQQKPEILRGILAAAEEPSLVIREFWEFVCRHGQLRFWSRGTFDFWFIQSYMDQYGMPMPFRFNEARDLRSYQAGLFRQDGKEPDLSWVTPPAGDKHNALFDCVYQLKQLFSAQNGIFHEILPPEDQAA
- a CDS encoding DNA polymerase, with translation MHIASRLLDKRSSEADFQQALDDLETAVVLGLDCETTDEDTAHEGIQNYRNKKRWVFDHRRTTMTGFSFYAEGSDTAWYVNLAHADVENRLPRRKADVLLSAIREDALILAHNAPFELCMFQQCLGVKLANVLCTLQLAVSHHGPDEYDPQIFYATPLTNFAKHTRNIERAFANYDPETRGRSLSSEQQELLSLFIGKTSTAAHSYNGFVSEIAFGYNLKKLVQSLFGFKMTTYDEVLKKAGATHMGQLTGEQVVEYGADDAYWAVRVFQHLKDDMLRSNPELLKTFLTQENPMVKVFADSWREGMRLDLSEVYTRRDMERAAMADVLRSFKPLVKAYLPFPDEPNAKLIEKQGKWYEGYDKDTGASKDNWKKLRKRIEDWANSPNSADDFEQLIQSANPVGDAWANERGVKTPANRLNPVYYQGMRMILHDLMGLPLVYLDGEISTDKEARGKMLLKAEKAGDERAIEVLKAYQRMADVEQTVKLYLTPYTQLMDPETSRVYPSLSSMLATRRMAISFPNVMAISKYSESKYVRGFYLGDDEDHLVVSADWSSIELVDIGEKSGDHGFREVFGQLPYGDLHSGAAADCLAVKTLPGLTEEEYREFKFGRNPNNRVLKHIFTGQEMTPKDFHKLTRGTPVGKGANFNYWYSGSLSTVGMNLGWSPDEMWEAVDRYRTRFPLAEAWRVRTQQEAVEYGFVQLPDHHRRVRLEATPAWHACMMRKFADISASPAMLAYAELALKRIQSRAKNQAVNGKVQGSCAALAKRAILRVLAEIERRGWQGKVRFMVPIHDELVWSVHRDLVPEFIPVLRWCMTDHKDLYPTLPLHCTVSVGRTFKPYDEKNPAFSQIELDEAPHIEGLIAKELEGSALTDDIVARVVKFVADARMAA